Proteins found in one Pseudochaenichthys georgianus chromosome 13, fPseGeo1.2, whole genome shotgun sequence genomic segment:
- the sbds gene encoding ribosome maturation protein SBDS produces the protein MSIFTPTNQIRLTNVAVVRIKKGGKRFEIACYKNSVISWRAGAEKDLDEVLQTHSVFVNVSKGQVAKKDDLTKSFGTDDLTEICKEILTKGELQVSDKERHSQLETMFRDIASIVAEKCVNPETKRPYTVSLIERAMKDIHYSVKANKSTKQQALEVIRQLKESMEIQRAHMRLRLVLPAKEAKRLKEKLKPLLQVVESEDFDEELEMVVLVDPGCFREIDELIRCETKGRGSLEVLNLKDVEEGEEKF, from the exons ATGTCTATATTCACGCCAACAAATCAAATACGGCTGACTAATGTGGCGGTGGTGAGGATAAAGAAAGGCGGGAAGCGCTTTGAAATCGCGTGTTACAAGAATTCAGTGATAAGCTGGAGAGCAGGAGC AGAGAAAGACCTGGATGAGGTTTTGCAGACACACTCAGTGTTCGTTAATGTGTCCAAGGGTCAGGTGGCTAAGAAGGATGACTTGACAAAGTCTTTTGGGACAGATGATCTGACGGAAATCTGCAAAGAG ATCCTGACCAAAGGAGAGCTCCAGGTGTCAGACAAGGAGAGGCACTCTCAGCTGGAGACCATGTTCAGGGACATTGCGTCTATCGTGGCAGAGAAGTGTGTGAACCCCGAGACGAAGAGGCCGTACACAGTCAGCCTCATCGAGCGGGCGATGAAGGACATCCACTACTCTGTGAAGGCCAACAAGAGCACCAAGCAGCAG GCTCTGGAAGTGATCCGGCAGCTGAAGGAGTCCATGGAGATCCAGAGGGCCCACATGAGGCTGCGCCTGGTGCTGCCAGCCAAGGAGGCCAAGAGGCTGAAGGAGAAGCTGAAGCCGCTGCTGCAGGTGGTGGAGAGCGAGGACTTCGACGAGGAGCTGGAGATG GTGGTTCTGGTGGACCCCGGCTGCTTCAGGGAGATCGACGAGCTGATCCGCTGTGAGACTAAAGGCCGGGGGTCTCTGGAGGTCCTCAATCTGAAGGAtgtggaggagggagaggagaagttctag